One genomic region from Aliarcobacter cryaerophilus ATCC 43158 encodes:
- a CDS encoding MarR family winged helix-turn-helix transcriptional regulator, whose translation MNKRYIDEFYSRVSKNKKHEVFAFSLPMFLVNKHIYNESESFYKTSYDLLHSDIDVLASLYFSNENHSLSPTELYDATIFSSGGMTKVLKKLEDREFIKRDISKEDKRKSSVTLTQNGVFLIESCICETSKRLENHFKVLSQKEKNDLKKILSKLIYSMI comes from the coding sequence ATGAATAAAAGATATATAGATGAGTTTTATAGTAGAGTTTCAAAAAATAAAAAGCATGAAGTTTTTGCTTTTTCTTTACCAATGTTTTTAGTAAATAAACATATTTACAACGAATCAGAGAGTTTTTATAAAACTAGCTATGATTTGTTACATTCAGATATTGATGTTTTAGCATCTCTATATTTTAGCAATGAAAATCATTCACTTTCTCCAACAGAACTTTATGATGCAACAATATTTTCAAGTGGTGGTATGACAAAAGTTTTAAAAAAACTTGAAGATAGAGAGTTTATAAAAAGAGATATTTCAAAAGAAGATAAAAGAAAGAGTTCTGTAACTCTTACTCAAAATGGAGTTTTTTTAATAGAATCTTGCATTTGTGAAACTTCAAAAAGATTAGAAAATCATTTTAAAGTATTGAGTCAAAAAGAGAAAAATGATTTAAAAAAGATTTTGTCAAAACTTATCTACTCTATGATTTAA